TCATACAACAAGgtaggaaataaaaatcgacgGGGTGTAGATTTCCGTCCATTCTCCAGGTCAAGCTCTTAGGTATTGTTCATTGGAACAGATTGAGTTTCCGGTCAAGCGGACAAATTCTTTTTGTCATCATCTCGATTCGTCGTTCGTAAACTTTTCGTCTACTCTCGTCTTGTCTCGTTCTCATCCGGGAGACACGCGTCTAATTCCGGTCTGCTAAGTAATTGAACCTCACCGCTGCTTCGCGGCGATACGTCACTTCCGCGTGAACAAACCTCGTGCCTTGGAGAAAATGATAGGGTTAAATGAAACCTGAGAAAGTAAACTTCCCCTCGCCCTCGAGAAACCATCGATCTTTCTCCTCTTCGTTTGCCGCTCACTGCGTTGACCGAAAGCCGGAAGGATCAGAAATAAGTCCTGTCCCGCAGTACCTTGTCGTCCAGAATTTAATACAAGCGTGTGGCTGGACTTTCCATTATCTTTTTCCCTTTCCGTTTCCTCTCTTAAATCTCATCGTGGCAAGGTCGAACAACCGAAATTACCGCGAATATTTCTGTTCCAGGTCAAAACGACATAAAGAAACTCAGGAGGGAGAACGAGCAGCTAAGGAGGGAAATCTGGAGTCTACGAGATGAATACGACAAGCTTGAGGAACTCGTCAAGTCGCAGAGCGCCCATGGAAGCAGCGATGAACTCGAAGTAAGGATTCGTTCGCTAATTTATTAAACGCCGTTTACTACTTCTCCGAAATTGAAGCGGGATTTCATTCTCCTCGGACTTAACGGggcgatatatttttttttactgcctTGTACGTTTGTTCTGATCTCTTCGTCACGTTAATTGCCAATAAAAGGGCTCTCGCTTCAGAAATTAGAGCGAACTGCTGAACGGCTGCGGAATAGCGACCCTGTCGACCTTTCGTTCCTTGACCCTGCGGGTAATTGATTAACCAAGCCGTTCCTGCAGagggaaattttcgaaaacgtgTGTGCAAGAAAAGTGGAAGCAACGAACGGAACTAGCTGTAATCGTTCAAGGAATAGCGAAACGCAGTACGATTGTAATATAAAACGATCAGTGGTCACGTTTTCTTGACTGGACTTGGCCGTTTCGACGTTATTTTCGTTTCCTCACGGATGGTTTTCCATTTCTTAGGGTCGCTCCGGGGAAGATGACAACCCGGATGATTCGTACGCGGAGTATTCTGGGGATGAGAACGTAGCTgacgaggaggaagaggaggaggaggaagtggaggaggaggacgaagagGAGGTGACGACGGAAAACGGTAAGAGCCACGAGGAGCGCCTAGACAACGCCGAGAACCAGAAGATATCAGCATCGGAGAAGATGAACTCCGGTTCGTTGCACCGTCTCCACGTCGAGTTCGACGATTTATCGATAgtcgacgaggaggaggagctCAAGAAAGACAAAGACAAGAAGGAACCGACGGTCGCATCGACTGACGAGGGTCAAGCCACGCGGGAATCCGAGGTCCAGAAGACACCGAGTGACCAGTCGCAAGACGGAGCCTTTCGTTACTTCCCGTCGACCTTTGACCTGCAGCTTGGAACGCTGACCGCGGCCGAACGGCAGTACTTTAACGACTGTCCTTTCGTTTTCCCAAATACGAGCGACCCAAACTACCCGAAAATGGTAATGTCACCGCGACCCACGATGTACAACGGGCACCTAACCCCGTTACCGAACCTTGACACCCCTGGTATCGGACACGTCGACTCGATATTTGGCCCGACAGTCCAAACTCAAGAATCCTCGGTGATTCCGAGTCTCCCCCAGCGGCGGAACATCCGGTTCAAGCAGCCCGTGCGCCTTTTTAAGGACCCCTTTTGCAAGAACCCGAGCTCAGGGACCAGTCCGAACTCCTGCGAGTCGGTCGGTCAGAATGGATGGGACTTCGGAGTGAGGCTCAGGGACCAGGTCAATGAGTCTTCTGCGCCCCCGAGCTCCGCCGATAAGCCGAAGCACTTCTTCGCCCCCCTGCCGTCCAAGATGAGGACTCAGCGAAGCCCCGAACCTACCACGACCACCGGCACCAGCTCCAGCAGTGATAAGACGAGCTCGACCGTGGTATCGCGGAACCATGTGATCGGCAAAGGTACCGCTGACGTCTACGTCAGCGGAGGATATCCGCTGGGTGGCGACAGAGAAGGGCAGCCGGGTGCCTTCGTGACCTCGGAGGACCTGCTTATCGAGGGGGCCGGTAATACCGCGTGCAAGCAAGGCTCCGGCAATCCGTTGGTGAAGTCACTGTCCTGCCAGGACTTGTCGAGCGATCCCCAGAGTCTGCCGTTCGCTGAGAAACTCAAGATGTTCAACGCGGAGAACCTTGTTGCGAAGAGCGACAACACGCTGGACGCTATATCCAACACCCCCAGGCCGTACAAGAGCCAACTTAATGTCACCTTGAAGCTGCCCAAACCCAGGGTTCCCTCGAGTCCCGACACTCCCGAGATACCCCGACTACCAACCATTAACTACAGGCTCTTCAACAACCCCTTTCTTCAGAGCTTCGAACAGGAATGTAAAAACTACAAGAATTACGCCCCCGTCGAGTCCCCCATAACGCGGCCTCTGTCGGTCCAGGTTAGCGAGGCGGTGCCGCCGTGCAATCCGGTGAACGGATACTCGAGAGGACAGAACCAGCTCGAGAGTGACTCGCGGATGCTGTTGATGGCCGCGAATCAGTTCCGGAATCTGGAATCGGATGCCAATACTGGTGTCCAGTCCACACCACGACTTCCACCGCTTGGGTTCGAGGTGACATCTTTCGAGGGACCGAATCCTCAGAGTCAGCGTCTTTATCACGGGCCGATTGTCTTCCCGGGTGGGATTTCGGGGGCACCAATGGTACCCAGGATGGTCTACGAGGGTGCGAACCGGGTTCCGGCCCAGACGCAGACATCGATAGACGGCGATTCTCACGTCGACGAAACGCAGGATAATCAGACCCCCGGTTCGCCGGTTACGTTGAGGAGGAAACGGACCCTCAGGAAGGAGCGATCGGGGTCGATAAAGGATAAGCGACCGCTATCGCCGGCCGCTCAACGCCGCAAGGATCGCCTAAGGAAGCAGAGCAGTGTCACGTCCAGCACAGATCCGCCACCCGAATCTCCCGCCAAGACTTCGCTCAAGTCGCGAAAGCTCAGCGTTACCACGACCTCGGAGCCCGTTGACAAGAACGAGAGTCGATCCTCTTCATCCGGTCAGGATTCGCCCAAGAAGGCCGAACAACGACGCAGGGTCTCCTTGTATTTCAACGCCAAAAAGAGGCCCTCCATCGTTACCACCAGGACCGACCGAAGATCCAGCGTTGAGAGTTCCAGGGAGGGCAGGTTCTCCCTTAGACGCGAAGCGCTCGACGCTACCACGACCAACTCTGAACGGGAGAGAACGAACTCCGTTAGTAGCAGGGACACCGTGTCCAAGGGCAGGAAACTCAGTACCGGAAGTGACAAGGTTCCTTGGTGCGCTTGCTGGGGAAACGGATGTGTTTGATACTGATCAGTTTAACCTCGTAACTATAAACTTGTGCCGCTGACTTGTCAAGTT
The Neodiprion lecontei isolate iyNeoLeco1 chromosome 3, iyNeoLeco1.1, whole genome shotgun sequence DNA segment above includes these coding regions:
- the LOC107226948 gene encoding uncharacterized protein LOC107226948 isoform X1, producing MMAGSGVNLGGTAMLRTRRRDISIKPNRRLDRKSSRGMIYENEELRLRTININAEVEQGQNDIKKLRRENEQLRREIWSLRDEYDKLEELVKSQSAHGSSDELEGRSGEDDNPDDSYAEYSGDENVADEEEEEEEEVEEEDEEEVTTENGKSHEERLDNAENQKISASEKMNSGSLHRLHVEFDDLSIVDEEEELKKDKDKKEPTVASTDEGQATRESEVQKTPSDQSQDGAFRYFPSTFDLQLGTLTAAERQYFNDCPFVFPNTSDPNYPKMVMSPRPTMYNGHLTPLPNLDTPGIGHVDSIFGPTVQTQESSVIPSLPQRRNIRFKQPVRLFKDPFCKNPSSGTSPNSCESVGQNGWDFGVRLRDQVNESSAPPSSADKPKHFFAPLPSKMRTQRSPEPTTTTGTSSSSDKTSSTVVSRNHVIGKGTADVYVSGGYPLGGDREGQPGAFVTSEDLLIEGAGNTACKQGSGNPLVKSLSCQDLSSDPQSLPFAEKLKMFNAENLVAKSDNTLDAISNTPRPYKSQLNVTLKLPKPRVPSSPDTPEIPRLPTINYRLFNNPFLQSFEQECKNYKNYAPVESPITRPLSVQVSEAVPPCNPVNGYSRGQNQLESDSRMLLMAANQFRNLESDANTGVQSTPRLPPLGFEVTSFEGPNPQSQRLYHGPIVFPGGISGAPMVPRMVYEGANRVPAQTQTSIDGDSHVDETQDNQTPGSPVTLRRKRTLRKERSGSIKDKRPLSPAAQRRKDRLRKQSSVTSSTDPPPESPAKTSLKSRKLSVTTTSEPVDKNESRSSSSGQDSPKKAEQRRRVSLYFNAKKRPSIVTTRTDRRSSVESSREGRFSLRREALDATTTNSERERTNSVSSRDTVSKGRKLSTGSDKVPWCACWGNGCV
- the LOC107226948 gene encoding uncharacterized protein LOC107226948 isoform X2; translation: MGTMHRRQRGTSKGKSRESQNDIKKLRRENEQLRREIWSLRDEYDKLEELVKSQSAHGSSDELEGRSGEDDNPDDSYAEYSGDENVADEEEEEEEEVEEEDEEEVTTENGKSHEERLDNAENQKISASEKMNSGSLHRLHVEFDDLSIVDEEEELKKDKDKKEPTVASTDEGQATRESEVQKTPSDQSQDGAFRYFPSTFDLQLGTLTAAERQYFNDCPFVFPNTSDPNYPKMVMSPRPTMYNGHLTPLPNLDTPGIGHVDSIFGPTVQTQESSVIPSLPQRRNIRFKQPVRLFKDPFCKNPSSGTSPNSCESVGQNGWDFGVRLRDQVNESSAPPSSADKPKHFFAPLPSKMRTQRSPEPTTTTGTSSSSDKTSSTVVSRNHVIGKGTADVYVSGGYPLGGDREGQPGAFVTSEDLLIEGAGNTACKQGSGNPLVKSLSCQDLSSDPQSLPFAEKLKMFNAENLVAKSDNTLDAISNTPRPYKSQLNVTLKLPKPRVPSSPDTPEIPRLPTINYRLFNNPFLQSFEQECKNYKNYAPVESPITRPLSVQVSEAVPPCNPVNGYSRGQNQLESDSRMLLMAANQFRNLESDANTGVQSTPRLPPLGFEVTSFEGPNPQSQRLYHGPIVFPGGISGAPMVPRMVYEGANRVPAQTQTSIDGDSHVDETQDNQTPGSPVTLRRKRTLRKERSGSIKDKRPLSPAAQRRKDRLRKQSSVTSSTDPPPESPAKTSLKSRKLSVTTTSEPVDKNESRSSSSGQDSPKKAEQRRRVSLYFNAKKRPSIVTTRTDRRSSVESSREGRFSLRREALDATTTNSERERTNSVSSRDTVSKGRKLSTGSDKVPWCACWGNGCV
- the LOC107226948 gene encoding uncharacterized protein LOC107226948 isoform X3, which produces MQTERQNDIKKLRRENEQLRREIWSLRDEYDKLEELVKSQSAHGSSDELEGRSGEDDNPDDSYAEYSGDENVADEEEEEEEEVEEEDEEEVTTENGKSHEERLDNAENQKISASEKMNSGSLHRLHVEFDDLSIVDEEEELKKDKDKKEPTVASTDEGQATRESEVQKTPSDQSQDGAFRYFPSTFDLQLGTLTAAERQYFNDCPFVFPNTSDPNYPKMVMSPRPTMYNGHLTPLPNLDTPGIGHVDSIFGPTVQTQESSVIPSLPQRRNIRFKQPVRLFKDPFCKNPSSGTSPNSCESVGQNGWDFGVRLRDQVNESSAPPSSADKPKHFFAPLPSKMRTQRSPEPTTTTGTSSSSDKTSSTVVSRNHVIGKGTADVYVSGGYPLGGDREGQPGAFVTSEDLLIEGAGNTACKQGSGNPLVKSLSCQDLSSDPQSLPFAEKLKMFNAENLVAKSDNTLDAISNTPRPYKSQLNVTLKLPKPRVPSSPDTPEIPRLPTINYRLFNNPFLQSFEQECKNYKNYAPVESPITRPLSVQVSEAVPPCNPVNGYSRGQNQLESDSRMLLMAANQFRNLESDANTGVQSTPRLPPLGFEVTSFEGPNPQSQRLYHGPIVFPGGISGAPMVPRMVYEGANRVPAQTQTSIDGDSHVDETQDNQTPGSPVTLRRKRTLRKERSGSIKDKRPLSPAAQRRKDRLRKQSSVTSSTDPPPESPAKTSLKSRKLSVTTTSEPVDKNESRSSSSGQDSPKKAEQRRRVSLYFNAKKRPSIVTTRTDRRSSVESSREGRFSLRREALDATTTNSERERTNSVSSRDTVSKGRKLSTGSDKVPWCACWGNGCV